ACACCTTTtgatttacacacacacacacactcacacacacttacacatacgcagtaataataataacctTCACAAGGTCGTTTGAACTGTTTAAAACATTAAACATTACAAACAAAACCctttaaaactaaaactagtTCTCTTTCAATAAAAAGGCGCAAGATCTTTCccgtttttttaaataaatatttattgcacaGTTATTTCATATTGCTCTAAAGATATGGATCTTTAAGACATTTCTTGTAAAATTATCacttacttaaatattttcgttcatcagaaaatttaaataaacaattatatCGTCAAAATATACGATACAAATAACTTAATCTATTGACAGGTTTTTGGGGTTTATTAACTAAAGTTTTGAATCAAAATCGGGATATAAtcaatgcataaataatatttatatgtacattgTATATACAAAACTCTTAAAACCACATcctataaaaatattctaaTCGATTTTATAAACTTGAAAAGTTAGCAAATGTATTTCTTTAAAgaacatttgcatatttttggttAATATATGCTTTAGTATGGTAATTGTATGTCCGGATTGATGCAGCTAATGTTTGCACTAATTGCTTGTCCCGCTTTGTAGACAGATTAATATGATCAATACCGCTTGCACTAGAAAAATATAAGAAGATTTTTGATTTACATATTTGGTAAACATAATGCTCCACATATATGCGATGTGTACACATAAGTTGAAGGCACAAAAATTATACATACAGAAAGGAGTTATTTACAGACTCGGTCGCTTATACTGGTTATTTTTCCTTCTATGTTTTTAGaggattttttattttatttaaatctgTGAACAtagacacacatatacatatacagttTGGATAGTTGTGTATGAGATGATCGGTAGATTTATGATTTATATTGGAAATATATAATTCTTACTTGATGTCTCTTGTTCGGAGAACACGTTCGGCCCATGTCTGGGGTCTGGGAATATCCCGTGTAACCCCAACTTGTTTTTTGTCAAGATAGTCAATAACATCATCGTAATAATTGGTTCTGTAATTGTACATGTATTTGTACTGCAGAAATTTCGGCCTTTAATCAAAAGAGAAACagattcgttttatttaagaacaatcaATTTACAACTTAACGAGAATATCCATACCTGACCCAATGCCGATATAGTTGAACTGGTTTCCTGTACCCATCATCTTCTGGCGGAGGTGGAGGTGCCTTCATTTCAACCTCAGGCTCGGCAACATTTTCCTGCTCTCCCGATTCTTCGGCTGCCTGAGGGCCAGCTTCAGATCTTTGCTCAGATTTGATACTTTCTGGCTTGGATGGGACAGGATCAGTGGATCCAGGTTGTTGACTCTTTGCATCGGACTCAACGGTATCACCTTCATCAAAACCCCAAGGATCTTCTTCGTCCGCCATTTTACTgattcaaaaatgtaaaaacttATTAGGTGAAGATTTCGAATCCCTAGACAATACGGTACTATTATTTAACCCAACTGTGCTTTAGCCTAATTACACTATGAACAGTTCGAAGCTCTTTTAGGCCAATTGTTCTATATATAGTGCCTAATTAAGAACACAAATCATTGTCGTCgtaatcttatatatatatatgtacgtgtaTTGGGTCAGAGACTACcccaatatatatttgtccCCAAGGTGTACTTTAAGCACATATGTAGGGTATTGGGAAATGTGCCATGACAAAAGCTACCAACTAAAAATACCCTAAGCGAAGGTATATGAATGTGCATAGAGGCACATACGTAATTGTTGAATAATTGTATCGAATATCAAGTCCTTGGTTtttgcaaaatacaaaaatagaTAGACAAATAGACAAATCAGTATAAAATATCTTGCCTAAAATCAAGGTTTAAggaacattttaaaatttattttaactctgctatatttttccttttcACATTTTTAGGATTTTAATTTGATACAATTAATATTGTAGCTAAATGTTCTATTTCCTTTTAAGAATTTATTCGTTGATTTTGTAAGGTGTAAAATACCTGTGATATAGTGTTTATATtggagttaaattaaaaagactaaccaaataaattttcgtTTACATGTAAAGGCAATGCAAATAGCTTTTCAGATAAAACAAGCAGCAATACATAATATATGAACAAAAGCTGCGAATAAAATAGCTTATAAACTATTAACACCTATTCCCATACAAGATTCATAGAGATGGCACACATTGCCAATTTCTATTAACGGGTTATTTAATGAGagataatttaatatatagttttatataACTTAGGGAATTCTCAGCAtaacaaaatttgtttcaattaaattaaatgaaacaatttaatatatatttgtatataatctAGGGAACTCTCTTCATTAAACAACTTATTTCATATTCGAAGTAACATAGTATAATTTTTTAACATTCAATATGCATGTTCTAAGGTTaatctgtttttcttttgtaaaaatgccatttttaataattgattCGCTTGATTCGCTAACCTTTGATTATTTCTTGCTATTTCTTGCAAAAATGATAACATAACTCGTTGAGTCTTTAAAGTGGATCGGTCTTTAAGTGGTCTGATGTTTTCGATGAAGGCCAACGCATATGTTTTCCGTATTCACGTCACGATGAAATCATTAAACGTTTGTTTAGCGTCCTCATGTTTCGTAAAACAAGCGAATTCTCGATGCGAAAATTGGCATATCAAGATATAAGAGTATAACTTCCGGTATGCTTCAGGTGAgaagcaaatttaaattatatttttctgaGCGCTGGcgtttattattcttattattaggCGCTTCTCTATACTTTAATAAAGGCAGATCTAATTAGTGGTGgttgcttttttgtttgctaTCATGGAAATatgaaaagtaaaacaaaatatatatataggaatcAATAAAAAGCTCTTCGTAGTATTGTTGTTTAAGTGATTCAGATACTAGCGCAATTGCGAacgaaaaatgtatttttcaaatagatattttaatttctaaCGATAGATCAAGAACTGAGCGATGTTTTTAGAAATCTGTTTCATTTTATAGTTTCAAAATCGAGCAGAGCAACAAACGTTGCAACTTTAGTATGTTAAAAATACTGACATAAATGTatcaatttacaatttgaaaatatcGCAAGTATCGATATAAAATACAAGTTGTTTATGTACActaacacatatgtatgtgtatgcttGTGTAAACAAGTATAAATGAATACTCCCTTTGATAAGATAACTAATGTTCcaaatgtattttgtttttcagttcacacacatacacacacatgaatcATAGTGTGATTCACTAGTTGCATTACCGTACGCAAAGTAAATTGTTTAAGGCCTAACGATGGCAACTCATGCGGAAAAGGACTTTTTTCACTTGGTATGTACAGATCTGCACATCTGTagcaaaacaataaatgctCCAAATGTTTATATGAAGTTCTGTCAACAGATTGTCCTGAATGAGTGTAGTGAAATACAAGCCGTAGTAAAATAATGTTTCTGTGCATACCTAACACCTGCACTAGGTAATAatagtgtgtttgtgtgttgcaATTCGATACTTCTTAATGGGGCTCActtcaaaatacaaatataattgttGTTCATTTAATCGTCGTGCATTTAATATGCTTACGGAGCACGCTTCAGTTGACTTCACACGCATTCATTTGATACCATTTGTAGAATGAATTCgaggcaaaagcaaaatagTAAAAACCAAATTCACAAAGTGGGTTATAAAACAGGTTATTATCTGTTGCTGATAATGCTATATAAAAGTTTGGGCTGCTA
The sequence above is a segment of the Drosophila virilis strain 15010-1051.87 chromosome 3, Dvir_AGI_RSII-ME, whole genome shotgun sequence genome. Coding sequences within it:
- the fln gene encoding flightin yields the protein MADEEDPWGFDEGDTVESDAKSQQPGSTDPVPSKPESIKSEQRSEAGPQAAEESGEQENVAEPEVEMKAPPPPPEDDGYRKPVQLYRHWVRPKFLQYKYMYNYRTNYYDDVIDYLDKKQVGVTRDIPRPQTWAERVLRTRDINASGIDHINLSTKRDKQLVQTLAASIRTYNYHTKAYINQKYANVL